The Gossypium hirsutum isolate 1008001.06 chromosome D06, Gossypium_hirsutum_v2.1, whole genome shotgun sequence genome contains the following window.
TTACGGTGGCTGGCTTTATGTCCACCCAAAGCCTGGTAAGAGTTAAACGCCTTGTTACAAACACTGCACTTGTAACTCGGTTTCTGCTCCTCCGTCGAGGTGGGTTCTGGCATGGTGGTTGGAGAAGGAGATCGTTGGCCACCGCCGCGTGCTAGCATGATAAGACACAGAGCTAAATATTCTTCCTCGGCAGTGACATGGTCGAGACGTGGTCGTTTTGAACGCTTACGCTTAGTAAAGGATTCAAGGCAGTGTAAATTAGTATCATCGAAGCGGAAAGGAGCGGTGGCTGAGGTTGGAGAGTTAATAGCTTCTAAAGCCATAATCAAACAATAGAGAAAAGTGGAAGTTTTTGAAGCtttggggactaaattgtgagCTAAAAAAGAGTGAGTGAGGGTTTATAAAGGGGGAATTGTGTAGGGGAAAGGAAATTGCGTGACAAGTGGTGAGAAAGTTAAGCTAAAGTCGAAGATATTGTTAAGAGTTTATTTGGGCATTGTGATGAGAGTGAAAGAAGAAATATAAAAGGGGAGATGGAGGAGCACGTTTAATTGAGTTTTTCTTTTGCTATACATTTTGTTGTTATCTGAATTTAGTTTTCATGTGTCGGATTGGGTTCGGATTGAGCTTAAGCATTATATTAACATAACGTTTGCTCAAGCTAGACTCAAACTGaaatatgagcttaaaattttgtttaactCCGTCCATATTTGTAAATTACTAACACAAGCTCATTTTAGACTCAcccataatttcttttaaatttttttatattattttaaatttaatatttaataatattatatattactatagattgaatttttatgtgttataaattataatatatataaataacataatataatatactatTAACATAGAAAATAGGTCTAGTCGGGCCGAGCTTGGGACTTGAATGGTTAAACCTAAGCCCGACTCATGTTTTAAAATGGCCtaatttttttacccaagcccGTTTTTAGGCccaatatttttatccaaactctcTCAAATTTCGAGTGGGCCTTTGGGCTTTGGTGGATAGTCCAATCCATGAGCAAGTCTACTGACAGTAAATAACTTATTTGAACCAAATTGAACTATGAAGTCAAGTTCAAGTACTaatttaaaccaaaaagtggtatTCAAGTATCTAATTGGACAAAAATAAGTTTAGGTACCTAATTAGACCAAAAAAccttaagtaccaaattgaaccgTGAAaccaagtttaggtaccaaaatatatatttaccccttttttttctttctggcTAAGAGAAGATTCCTTTAAAGAGTGGGTCAAACAAAAAACCCAAAATTGAATCTAGGAAAATAGTAAGCAAGTGATAGAAGGAATTAGTAGACTACGTGGGTCCTTACATTTCAAGCGAGTatgagttgttttttttttcttttcttttcttgaaaaGACTTGGAAATGAAGACACCTTTTTTAACACTCCTCACCTCTCCCAAACACATTTCAAAATCGTAAAATGGTACCGTTTTAAGTTATTCACCTAATTCGAATGTGAAAATTaatccaaatttaaaataatttgaatccATTATGAAATAACTTAAGATGATACAAACCCGAACTTAAAATAATCTAAAActtttaaaatctaaattaaatttggttgaaaactAACGTCACATGCTTAATGCCATAGTGAATACCCACCCATAGCCTATCCCCCATAATGCATTCATTTCACCGAGTAGAATCGACGCAAAATCTGGGGGGGATAGTACTTTGGAACCAAGCGCTGATCATTAGTTGCCAGATCATACGGGGGGTAGTGGGGGGCGGTGAAACCTCATACAATGTACGTTCACAAGAAACTTTCACTaacaaaatttttttgttaaattctctattagtccctctattttacgaaaattttaagttagactttgttatttttaaaatctgaTGAGACAAACATATTATGTGTGAATATGATTCCAATGAATCAagtcttcatttatttattactgTCTTAATTATTACCTTTACAACAAATCTTAGCTTAATACTTAATGTGAACAAAAATCAAgtctttataattaatttaatcataaaaaattacatttaaaaaattgGGTTTGTTACACataagggtaaattataaaaataatcacttttgtttgactcaaattatattttaatcacttatgtttgaaatgttacgttttttgccacttatgttatcgttctgttacgaagtggtcactctatcgttaaactccgttacctccctaacgacagTCTTATGTGGCAGTTCAAATggattttaaatgccaacttggatgtccagttgctgggatgaaaatagatttttaattaaataaatttaatttggactgccgtataggacatccaagttggaatttaaaacccatttagactgccacgtaggaccaccgttagggagataacggaGCCTAACGGTAGaatgaccacttcgtaacaaaacgataacgtaacgtaacattttaaatataagtgactaaaatgtaatttgaaataaataaaagtgacttTTTTTAAGTTTACCCTTACAAATAATTAGTTATAGATACCTATAGACTTATGATTCACATGAGGCTGAAAACTTGACAACTTGTGTGGTGTTCACATGTTAGTTAAGGGTTTGATTTGGCAGTTTAGTTCTGTCTGTACTGATTTAACACGTGGGAATTTATGacagttttagattttttttttctctgttgGGAATTGAAAATCGTGGAATATGATATTCTTAAAAACAAcgttaaaaaaaatgtaaaaaagaaaaaaaattaaatagatgaaCCAACTGACCAAACTGGTTCTTTGTATTAAGACAAGTTTAAATTCGTTGCAACTGATTATGTTGGTTCTCTAGAAAGCTGTAGGAAGTTACGCGAAACATCGGGATAAACACTGCAACAGCCGCCCCCCCCCGATTAATAGAATCAATATCGTGTTCTGAATCGATACCCTCATCAATTTTCGATTAAACGGGTAGAATAAATTTTCTAATTATGAATGCGTTGATCTTAAATTGAATTGCAAATACGTTTTAATTAAAATACGTGAATCTTCGAGTCTTATTATTAACCATTGTCATGTGTGAGTTATGGTTTAACTAAttagttttatgatttttaaattttcaattcgtaatttatattataataatttgattATGCTCTAAATGATTCCTCaaacatgtttttatatttataattgtaaaaaaaacgttttaattaatttaagtcaaACTAAATCTAAATTGAATTAGAAAATGACGacaaaaatctaaaaaaacttgacccaaaactaatgaaataacCTAAATACAAAATGAaccttacaaaaattaaaattcgaCTTAACTCTGATTCAAAATTAAACTCTATCCATCTAATTGACAAATTTAAGTAGAGTTCTCTAGAGTGTCAAACAGACAGCAACGTCACGATGAGAAGCTTCCCGACGTCGCAACGACCCCATTCACGTCGTCACGACTAATGTAAAATCGGCCCTgctatgaattttaaattaaaaaactaaagaaaaaaaaatgtttaagaCGGTTGAACAAAAATGACCCATgcataaaaaaacatttaatttaaaccaaattaaaaaaataagataagCATGAAATAATACATAGAATGGCAACATCATAGTTCAAACAGGGGCAGGCAAAACCGCCTTTTAAGTCATCACTTACCTAATCAAACACTGTTCTGTTTTGGTTCTTTTTTATAGTTCAGTTTCAGCTCACCTATCGAAAATCTGGGTACAAAAACAAAGGCAAACATGGGTTTCtcgttttctaaaattttttccaATCAATGAAGAATCATTgaacttatcacatatatattttcaaagaCAGTTAGTTAAGAAAACGAAAGACAtgtgggttttttttatttatttttatttttcctttttatatagTGCAAAACTTGTTTATGTCGGAAAACAGAACACTACACGAAAGCTAATTAGCAATGTTGGTCTCTTCTGGAAATTTTGGCTCATTGTCAAAGGAACCCTTTGACATTTTCTAGAATTATGGGATTATGCAAATTAtggggttgtttttttttttttgtgtgtgtgtgtgtgtgtttagtTCAATGGAAGTGGTCCAATCATATATGCATTTGGTCGTGTCATGGATGACATACATGAAAAATTGATCCATTTTGAGTTATCTTAGTTAATTGTTTATGTCTTAAGTCACTTTACTCTTTCTTCAAAAGGCATGTTAGTGTCATTGGTTTTGGTGTGAAGTCACAGATAGTCTATCTTGCTTGCCCCAAATGTTGAGGTGCTTCGTGTGAAATCGAGCAATTAAGGTGGATTCTAAAGGTCCCTTTGGATGGACAGTGCGTTTTTATACGATAAGTGTAAAAACAACATTGACGATAAAATTAGATACTATAGCAATATTGCGGcgtgaaacaaaaagaaaattaaacgcACCGCATTGGAGTTAAACGCCCATCCAAAGAGGCCCTAATACTACTTATCACAGAGttaatatttctttttcaaaAGATATATATTGATACAATGTGAAATTTGAtattcttattcttcttctttttttggtaaaagtaccatagatcTTCTTATACTAGGAGTCAGATTTTATTTTGCCATATTTACTagaaaatggacaaattagtatTTGTACATTGGATTATATAGTAAGctggtcatttctattaaaaaaactCGTCCATTTTTACAGTTAAAAACTAACGTGGTTGAGAAAATAACTAAACAGATATGCCACGTGTACTTCATGCTAATGTACAGGGACCAATATTTGAGAATAGaagttgatgaaatttttaataaaatgaccaatttactctttgagcTAAAGTACAAGGACTGATTTGCCTATATTTTGAGTCGAGGGGGCAAAATACACCATCGAATATAAGGGCCTCCATGgtatttttacttcttttttcttttcaaaagctgaagagtttacaaattaatccttttcgAGTTTATGGCCACCCCTTCTAATAATGTTATTTCCAAAATCAAATCTAATTTCTCCTCGTACTATATgtataatttactattttaatagtataatttaaaaacaaatgagcataattaatatatatacattatactAACTCTGACAAGTGCATTTGGACAAAGCCCAACTATTGGTCCagctttattttgttatttatactCACTTGTGAAAAAAAAGCCCACCTAATAACTTGCCAGATTATTATgagataatatttattttattttatgacaaTAACTATTCATgattttaatatacttttttaacttaattttcgtTTTACCTTAAACTAGATCTGTTCATGGGTTAGGTTACCCATTCAAGCTTAAAGGTATGCTTGCAGTATAAGAAAATTTGGCTGAAAGCACAAAGTTTAAAAAATGGGCTTGAGCAAAAAATATGTCTGTTTAAAATATAAGTCGGGCTTGAACTTCAACATTCAAAGCTTGAGCCCGATCTGACCcatttttgtaatatatttttattttatttttatatgttatgtgATTCATATCACATAAAATTATTATATGCAATAATATAATACCATGTAAACgttaaaaaatatgttaagttatttaaattttttaaaaaatgaaagaattcaactttaaatttttaataaaagaaaaaaaatctaaatgttaaatactaaattgaaaataatatgaGCAGATTCGAAATAAAATTGggttaatcatttacaaataagAGTAGCTTTGGAAAAACCTTTAAACTTATATTGTGGATCAAGTTGAGCTTGAATAAACATAAATATactaatatcatatataaatttaactCCAACCCATCCCGACTTTACTATTTAACACCTCAACcctaaatcaaaatttgaaacaaagttgatttttttttaaatagataagTTTAGTTCTaagttccaatttttttttatccttAATAGTTGAAACTAGAATTATAACTTTAGATCAATTTTGGGTCGTGCTGGGTTAGATTGGTTTTTGATCAGGTCAATTTAGATAGCGTCAAATaaacttttaatattttgatcaatTTGGTTCGggtaattttaaatttgaattgtgATAAGTTCGGATTATTTAAGTTTGAGGTTGATTTTTTGGGTAAGACCATTACCAATTTTTATCACTTATAGTTTtggttattttaagttatttatttagATCATTTAGATTCAAATTTTCATTGTTTTGAGTTAGGATGATTTTCAAGTTcaaataaactaaatttaatttattaatttttataatcaaatcgaattaaatcaaatttgaatttttgtgcAAAAGCTAGACACAACAAGAAGATATTTAAGCCAAGGTCAATAcgtcaaataaaaaataaataaattacagttggttatttatttatttatttatattatttgttagggtaaactatactcgaggtcactaaattattaataaatttacattttagtgaCTCagtttcaaaaagttataaaatagtcactaaattattcgaaagtttgcATTTAAGTCATTagtttgttaagttttttttttggtcaagTTTAGTCGGTGAGTTTCAAGCAATGATTCAACGATCGGTACGGTAGAACAATACTCATTGATGAGTAGAAAAATATACATTAGATCCAAGCTGATTTGATTGTCAGTGTCAAAGAttgaagaagaaagttgtttgaattttagtttaTAGATTCATGAGGTTCAAaacagtttcataaaaaaaaaaactaaactgtaGAGCTTTCAATTGGTACCGACAGTGTGAGAGAAGAAAGCCATACAATAGTGATATTAACAACTCAgtgattgaatgaaaatattcaaatagttcaatgatcatcttgtaaaatttttaagtttagtGACCAAAACGTAAGCTTTCTAATAGTTCAATGAGCttgagtgtagtttaccctattgGTTGTTAGGGTTGGTCACTCTGACAACTACGCAGTCTTCCTCTTTCACAGCTACTTTGCTCTCTGCCGCAAAACCCAAAATCAATACCATCCGAGTCGACCCGTCCCCGTGTTGAGTTTCATCAGCGAGTCACTAACTCAGTTACaaaatcaacaaaacaaaaaatggCGTCTCAAGatgaacaacaacaacaacaagacCCTCGTATCCCCAAAATTTCTTCTGCAATTCGTGTCATCCCAAACTTCCCCAAACCAGGTTTCAAACAAAACATACTTTCGATCCCTctgtttggtttttctttttacgCTTTAActgttcttttcattttttggtCCAGGGATCATGTTTCAAGACATAACAACTTTGCTTCTTGATACCAAAGCATTTAGTGATACTATTGATTTGTTTGTTGAAAGGTACAAAGGGCAAAATATATCTGTTGTTGCAGgtaatgggttttttttttttactttaatagtgtatattgtatatatttcTTTATAATTGTATGGTAAAATGCAGGTATAGAAGCAAGGGGATTCATATTTGGTCCACCTATTGCATTGGCTATTGGTGCCAAGTTTGTTCCTATGAGGAAGCCCAATAAGTTGCCTGGTATATATATAAAGATGATTTTTGTTGAGTATTGTTGATTGTTGCATTTTGTTTAGTGATCTTTGTggtaattgttaaatttttttatgtttattaggGGAGGTTATCTCGGAGGAGTATTCTTTAGAGTATGGAAAAGACAAAATGGAGATGCATGTCGGTGCCGTGCAAGCTGGAGAACGTGCTTTGATAATAGATGATCTCGTTGCCACCGGTGGAACCTTGTCTGCTGCGATTAGGCTACTTGGTAGTTCAATTTTATATACAAACGTCAAAAGCTTACTCGTTTTTCACCTTTATGCAACATATATGCTAGTGTGTTGCTATGAGTGAGCCTTTGAATTAAGGAGAAAGTACAAGAGATTGCCTTAGGATTTCCTTTTTGTCGTATTAGAGCATTGCTTTGCTATTTACATGAATGATTGTTTCATTTGCAGAGCGAGTCGGCGTGCATATTGTGGAGTGCGCTTGTGTTATCGAATTATCAGGTTTAAAGGTATGTGGTGCTAATCTCATACCTCTTGCTGCCTTATCAATCACAGTTCGTGTGATAAACCTGAGCTTTAAACACATATTTTGAAACCATAATGACTGATAAAACTAAGGTTGAGCTTATAAACTCTAATAAAAATATGCCATGGAGCAGTTTGTAGTTAGGCATCTTTAGGgactaataataaatatttagaatCATAATTCAGCTTTAGAACAGCAAGAAAACAAACAAATGTCATAGTATTGTAGAGGAAAAAGTATTCTAGATGTTGCTTACGGTGATTAGAAAGCTAATTGCGAGTTTTTTTGAGAAACAATGAATCTCATTCCTGCTCGAGTTTCATAGTTGCAAAGTGGTAATCTTCTTTTTCAGCCTATGCTAATGTCACTGGACCATTATCCTCTTTCCAAAAGACATGTCTGATAGGATGTGCAGTGCACCTGCTTGTACCCTGCCTACTTATTTAGACTGCTTGGCCTAACACTAGCACATGTTAGGCTGAGCAGTAAGTTCTCAAACATATAATAGTTTCAATGTCAGCTTCAACACTATATATTTGTTCTTTTATGAACATTATGTTGGGTGTCAAAGGAGGTTGACTTCTAATGAACTAGTTGTTATCCTTTTTGTTCATTTGAGGTTTGTACAATAGCATCTCtatcatttcttttaaaataaaactaaaatttattataGTTAATTTCATGTTAAATTACCATTGTTTATCAAATTCAACCAAAGCATAAAGGCATGGATGCAGTACCAAATGCAAATTTGTGACCATGTATGAACTAGCACTCTAGTAGAGCTTTGAAATTACTGACCATTAGTCTTTTTCtacggtaaaagtaccatagaggccCATGTACTAggagtcggattgcattttgtcccatttactcaaaaaataagccaaattagtccctatatgttatatcaaagagcaaattgaccCTTCTGTTATAAATTCCATCCATTTATAATGTTAAAATCTGGTCCCCATACGTTATCATGAGGTAGACGTGGCATGCCATATGGAACTGTTTGGTTATTCTATTAGCTACGTCAGTTTTTAACagaagaaatggatgaaatttttaacagaaaggatCAGTTTACTCGTTGATCTAATGTATAAGAATTAATTTGCCCAATTTTTGAGGTAagggagcaaaatgcaatctgactcctagtactggg
Protein-coding sequences here:
- the LOC107944500 gene encoding adenine phosphoribosyltransferase 1, chloroplastic; this translates as MASQDEQQQQQDPRIPKISSAIRVIPNFPKPGIMFQDITTLLLDTKAFSDTIDLFVERYKGQNISVVAGIEARGFIFGPPIALAIGAKFVPMRKPNKLPGEVISEEYSLEYGKDKMEMHVGAVQAGERALIIDDLVATGGTLSAAIRLLERVGVHIVECACVIELSGLKGRERLGDTPLFVLVNSA